The Pelosinus sp. IPA-1 genome contains a region encoding:
- a CDS encoding NifU family protein has product MKKQVNKITVEEKIRPVLDAYHANVELVKVTADGFLKVRITGAYVSCHDAEKNILAVVEKAFREVICSDIKGVIVVGKMKRKINNILNFLYRDITKRYKECNPSSFHV; this is encoded by the coding sequence ATGAAAAAGCAAGTTAATAAAATTACAGTTGAAGAAAAAATTCGGCCAGTGTTAGATGCTTATCATGCCAATGTAGAATTAGTGAAAGTAACAGCAGACGGATTCTTAAAAGTAAGGATTACGGGTGCTTATGTTTCTTGTCACGATGCTGAAAAAAATATACTAGCAGTGGTAGAAAAGGCATTTAGAGAAGTAATATGCTCAGATATAAAAGGTGTCATAGTAGTAGGAAAAATGAAAAGAAAAATTAACAATATCTTGAATTTTTTGTATAGAGATATTACAAAACGTTATAAAGAATGTAACCCATCATCCTTCCATGTATGA
- a CDS encoding ABC transporter substrate-binding protein, giving the protein MKRINYMFLTILVLISFLFIGCANKQATNSSSKEQQGVVAVKNNKRTIEFPNVPQRVVTLNQHATEIMLALGLSDKLVGVTHLKGETQSEYKEQYNRIPVLSDNYPSKEVLFGAKPDFVYGHKDAFEDKWIGSADELEKQNVKSYITQGALLEHATIQDVYDDISNVGEIFHIEMKAQDIIKNVKTEIQQVKEKTDFVDKRVQVLIFDGAMGNQVTVAGRSLESDLIRLAGGDNVFSHLEKNWEKTNWQEIVRRNPDVIVINDHATQSAQETIQMLVRNPALAEVEAIKKQRFVIFPFNDTNEGIRSGKTVQWLAKAFYPQLFH; this is encoded by the coding sequence ATGAAGCGAATCAATTACATGTTTTTGACAATTTTAGTACTGATATCATTCTTATTTATAGGTTGTGCAAATAAACAAGCCACAAACTCTAGTTCTAAAGAACAACAGGGTGTAGTTGCGGTTAAAAACAATAAACGTACGATTGAATTTCCAAATGTTCCTCAGCGAGTTGTTACTTTAAATCAACATGCCACCGAAATTATGCTGGCACTGGGCCTTTCTGACAAGCTGGTAGGAGTAACCCATTTAAAAGGCGAAACGCAGTCTGAATACAAGGAACAATACAATAGAATTCCTGTATTATCAGATAACTATCCTTCAAAAGAGGTTTTATTCGGAGCAAAACCAGATTTTGTCTATGGTCATAAAGATGCTTTTGAGGATAAGTGGATTGGTTCTGCGGATGAGCTTGAAAAACAAAATGTTAAAAGTTATATTACTCAAGGAGCGCTTTTAGAGCATGCAACGATTCAGGATGTATACGATGATATCAGCAATGTAGGTGAAATTTTTCATATTGAGATGAAAGCACAAGATATCATTAAAAATGTAAAAACAGAGATTCAGCAAGTAAAAGAAAAAACAGACTTTGTAGATAAACGAGTCCAAGTTCTGATCTTTGATGGGGCAATGGGGAATCAGGTTACAGTCGCAGGTCGATCTTTAGAAAGTGACTTAATACGCTTAGCAGGCGGTGACAATGTATTTAGTCATTTGGAAAAAAATTGGGAAAAAACGAATTGGCAGGAAATAGTAAGACGTAATCCTGATGTGATAGTAATTAATGATCATGCCACACAATCAGCCCAGGAAACAATACAAATGCTTGTTAGAAATCCAGCATTAGCTGAGGTAGAAGCAATTAAGAAACAACGATTTGTTATATTTCCCTTCAATGATACAAATGAAGGGATCAGAAGCGGTAAAACGGTACAATGGCTAGCTAAGGCTTTTTATCCTCAGTTATTTCACTAA
- a CDS encoding sirohydrochlorin cobaltochelatase, protein MMKKAILVVSFGTTYQDGLRLNIESVENKIRATFPEYEVRRAFTSRIVIKRLAARDGIQIDTETEAIQKLEREGYKEVYIQPLHVVAGEEYDKIKRIVVQYAHQKEKHFDKIVIGRPLLYYTGQEEKPDDYLEAIQALKVQLPEIGSREAVVFMGHGGIHPANTAYAALQMKMEAAGLENVFVYTVEGFPSIENVIDKLTKQNIKKVTLMPFMLVAGDHVNNDMAGDEEDSAKSQLLAAGFEVAVYLHGLGENAGIQDLYVQHLKDILILTGQNH, encoded by the coding sequence ATGATGAAAAAAGCTATTTTAGTTGTTAGTTTTGGCACTACTTATCAGGATGGTCTACGATTAAACATAGAAAGTGTAGAGAATAAGATTAGAGCTACGTTTCCTGAGTATGAAGTACGCAGAGCCTTTACATCACGTATTGTTATCAAACGTTTAGCTGCTAGAGACGGTATTCAAATTGATACGGAAACCGAAGCAATACAAAAGTTAGAGCGAGAAGGCTATAAGGAAGTATATATTCAGCCATTGCATGTAGTGGCTGGCGAGGAATATGATAAGATAAAAAGGATTGTTGTACAGTATGCGCATCAAAAAGAGAAACATTTTGACAAGATAGTAATTGGACGTCCCCTGCTTTATTATACAGGTCAAGAAGAGAAGCCCGATGATTATCTAGAGGCAATTCAGGCTTTGAAAGTACAACTGCCCGAAATAGGAAGTCGAGAGGCTGTTGTTTTTATGGGGCACGGAGGCATACATCCCGCTAATACTGCTTATGCTGCATTGCAAATGAAAATGGAAGCGGCTGGTCTAGAAAATGTATTTGTATATACAGTGGAAGGCTTTCCATCTATCGAAAACGTCATTGATAAGTTAACCAAGCAGAATATCAAAAAAGTAACCCTAATGCCATTTATGCTGGTAGCTGGTGATCATGTCAATAATGATATGGCTGGTGATGAGGAGGACTCTGCTAAATCCCAATTGCTGGCGGCAGGATTTGAAGTAGCTGTTTATCTTCATGGTTTAGGAGAGAATGCAGGGATTCAGGATCTTTATGTACAGCATTTAAAAGATATCCTGATTTTAACAGGACAAAATCACTAA
- the cobO gene encoding cob(I)yrinic acid a,c-diamide adenosyltransferase, producing MEKREGLIIVHTGNGKGKTTASLGLGLRAWGQGFKVLILQFIKGNWKYGELKAAEALGPNFVMRQMGEGFVRNANEDAMAEHCHAAEEALTMARKEILAKQWDMIILDEINYAIKFGVISLAAVLELLDAKPTELHLVLTGRDVRPEIIDKADLVTEMKEIKHPYKKGIKAQKGIEF from the coding sequence ATGGAAAAAAGAGAAGGCCTAATTATTGTTCATACAGGCAATGGTAAGGGAAAAACCACGGCATCTTTAGGTCTTGGATTAAGAGCTTGGGGGCAGGGATTTAAAGTATTAATATTGCAATTTATAAAAGGCAATTGGAAATATGGAGAATTAAAAGCGGCAGAGGCTTTGGGGCCGAACTTTGTAATGCGCCAGATGGGTGAAGGATTTGTTCGTAATGCAAATGAAGATGCTATGGCGGAGCACTGTCATGCAGCTGAGGAAGCCTTGACGATGGCACGAAAAGAAATTTTAGCAAAACAGTGGGATATGATTATTTTAGATGAAATCAATTATGCGATTAAATTTGGTGTTATATCTTTAGCGGCAGTCTTAGAATTACTAGACGCAAAACCTACTGAGTTGCACCTTGTATTGACTGGGCGGGATGTTCGTCCGGAGATCATTGACAAAGCAGATTTAGTGACTGAAATGAAAGAGATTAAACATCCCTATAAAAAGGGAATAAAGGCTCAAAAAGGTATAGAATTTTAG
- a CDS encoding nitrogenase component 1, with protein MVTSHSTYMCKEGNSCGLTGAATFFAGIPDAVMVINSSLWCYFSARGYSEKQCPTAAMRFFCSQRSQDVVSLDTEEYLLHILQSIKETSQPSIVLLGNSCVIKTSNEELQLIAKKAKMDCPVVCMDSLDLKGGFWPGYQAAARAYCCVMPLQARNVVKSSTVNLLGCSVGYYNAANDVQELRRMLSLAGYKVLACPGAGSTSQEIANMTQAQLNIVVHDELGRDMAQQLEDQYGMPYVSLLPPYGINGSLHWLKAIDYYMSGESNGLEPIQREVRDLQEKLNICNSEKQKTWGNMRFESIFISAPSSVAFGISQAMRYEWVNPNKIITVLQNGIPFKQRYPKYIGTVLDRYKDQQTIEEHLAGLAGGLLMASSREIVILHQKAVENVPYQHISLPIYDGMILKKRPLMGLQGASHMVEELWDKYIQGQEKIGLLKK; from the coding sequence ATGGTAACTAGTCATTCAACCTATATGTGTAAAGAGGGCAATAGTTGTGGATTGACAGGTGCAGCTACCTTTTTTGCTGGCATCCCAGATGCTGTTATGGTGATTAACAGTTCTTTATGGTGTTACTTTTCAGCCCGTGGGTATAGTGAAAAACAATGCCCTACTGCAGCAATGCGTTTTTTTTGCTCTCAAAGAAGTCAAGATGTCGTATCTCTTGATACAGAAGAATATCTGTTACATATTTTACAATCCATAAAAGAAACATCTCAGCCATCAATAGTATTACTTGGAAATAGTTGTGTTATCAAAACTAGCAATGAAGAACTTCAACTCATTGCTAAGAAAGCAAAGATGGATTGTCCTGTAGTTTGTATGGATAGTTTGGATTTAAAAGGAGGATTTTGGCCAGGCTATCAGGCAGCTGCTAGGGCTTATTGCTGTGTAATGCCATTACAGGCCCGCAACGTGGTAAAGTCTAGTACTGTTAATTTACTAGGATGCAGTGTCGGCTATTATAATGCAGCCAATGATGTGCAGGAATTGCGAAGAATGTTGTCTTTAGCTGGCTATAAAGTGTTAGCTTGTCCAGGGGCAGGTAGCACTAGCCAAGAAATTGCCAACATGACTCAAGCCCAACTTAATATCGTGGTCCATGATGAATTAGGACGAGATATGGCGCAGCAACTAGAAGATCAATATGGGATGCCTTATGTATCTCTTTTACCTCCCTATGGGATAAATGGCTCGTTACATTGGCTAAAAGCGATTGACTATTATATGTCTGGTGAAAGTAATGGGCTAGAACCAATTCAGCGAGAAGTTCGTGATTTGCAAGAAAAACTAAACATTTGTAATAGCGAAAAGCAAAAGACATGGGGAAATATGCGGTTTGAAAGTATTTTTATTTCAGCACCTTCCTCTGTAGCTTTTGGCATATCTCAGGCAATGCGTTATGAATGGGTAAATCCTAATAAAATAATAACTGTATTACAAAATGGTATTCCTTTTAAACAGAGGTATCCTAAATATATTGGTACCGTATTAGACAGATATAAAGATCAGCAGACAATAGAAGAGCATTTGGCAGGGTTAGCGGGAGGGCTGCTTATGGCGAGTAGCAGAGAAATAGTTATTTTGCATCAAAAAGCAGTGGAGAATGTGCCATATCAACATATCTCCTTACCCATTTATGATGGAATGATACTTAAAAAGCGGCCACTTATGGGGTTACAGGGAGCTAGTCATATGGTAGAAGAACTGTGGGATAAATATATACAAGGACAAGAAAAAATTGGTTTGCTAAAAAAGTAA
- a CDS encoding TonB-dependent receptor, whose translation MQVNKIRLKKAKRCACVLSSALLLQMQNVYAEENEEYSFDQMVVTANRVPTKITETAANVTVITKKQIEEGNYHNIGEVLQHIPGISIGSNGAPGSISAAFINGSEQVVVMIDGRRMNLPNGIGGLGMATTNLASLVGIGNIERIEIVKGGRSALYGADAVGGVINIITKKGEKNQTAVTVAGGNWDSKNYTLVNEGKKDKLSWFFTADKKQIGDYSDGNNKTYRYTGIDQEAYTLRLDQKMNNGNLSFSYENFHHENEGKAANKYENTNQHNWDFTYTEDTSANTDYQIKFYQNANHRFGLGSNTWDRYDHDVRTKGFNFQVNSKINEKNSLTTGIDWRKDEIESSEYGSKDSTVKAIYLQDKWNITDKFSVIPGIRYDNSDIYGNKTTPQLGANYKQNERTTYYASWGKVFQTPRFDDLYWPSSVDPANAYYPGSPETHYDGNPHLKPETGWNAEVGVNHKFDNTLEGNFSAFTRRLNDAIAWKNVSTNSAIEYWMPSNVDKQKADGFEMQLTKRLTAELKTFIGYNYLRVRNKTQYDSNFVRDKNIGDETWNIGMSYGSEKMNADIKGTAVLGRTNSQFIEKSYWLWDAHVNLKLDKNNTAFLTVNNILDKYYDTSAGKPCSGRNYLIGLKTIF comes from the coding sequence GTGCAAGTAAATAAGATAAGGTTGAAAAAAGCCAAGCGATGTGCCTGTGTGTTAAGTAGTGCCCTATTACTACAAATGCAAAATGTGTATGCAGAAGAGAATGAGGAATATTCCTTTGATCAAATGGTGGTGACAGCTAATCGGGTACCTACCAAAATAACAGAAACAGCTGCGAATGTAACAGTAATTACGAAAAAGCAAATTGAAGAAGGTAACTATCATAATATCGGAGAGGTATTGCAACATATACCAGGGATTTCCATAGGATCTAATGGTGCTCCAGGCAGCATCAGTGCTGCATTTATTAATGGCAGTGAACAAGTCGTGGTGATGATTGATGGTAGGCGCATGAATTTGCCTAATGGTATAGGTGGACTTGGTATGGCTACGACCAATCTAGCTAGTTTGGTAGGTATAGGGAACATTGAACGCATCGAAATAGTAAAAGGCGGTAGATCTGCTTTATATGGTGCAGATGCTGTTGGCGGCGTAATTAATATCATTACGAAAAAAGGTGAAAAGAATCAAACAGCGGTAACAGTAGCAGGAGGTAATTGGGATAGTAAGAATTACACCCTGGTTAACGAGGGTAAAAAAGATAAGCTGAGTTGGTTCTTTACTGCTGATAAAAAGCAAATAGGTGATTATTCAGATGGAAATAACAAAACATATAGGTATACAGGTATTGATCAAGAGGCTTATACATTGCGGTTGGATCAAAAAATGAATAATGGTAATTTAAGTTTTTCTTATGAAAACTTTCATCATGAAAATGAAGGGAAAGCAGCTAATAAATATGAAAATACCAATCAGCATAATTGGGACTTTACCTATACAGAAGATACCTCTGCTAATACAGATTACCAAATTAAATTTTATCAAAATGCGAACCATCGTTTTGGTTTAGGCAGTAACACTTGGGATCGATATGATCATGACGTTAGAACAAAAGGTTTCAACTTTCAAGTAAATTCTAAAATAAATGAGAAAAACTCGTTAACGACAGGAATTGATTGGCGAAAAGACGAGATTGAAAGTAGTGAGTATGGCAGTAAAGATAGCACCGTAAAAGCGATTTATTTACAGGATAAATGGAATATAACGGATAAGTTTAGTGTTATTCCAGGGATTCGTTATGATAATAGTGATATATACGGAAATAAAACAACTCCACAGCTAGGGGCAAATTATAAACAAAATGAGCGCACTACTTATTACGCATCGTGGGGTAAAGTATTTCAAACACCACGTTTTGATGATTTATACTGGCCATCATCAGTTGATCCTGCAAATGCGTATTATCCAGGTTCACCAGAGACCCATTATGATGGTAATCCTCATCTAAAACCAGAAACTGGGTGGAATGCTGAAGTTGGAGTGAATCATAAATTTGATAATACATTAGAAGGAAATTTCTCAGCTTTTACTCGCAGGCTAAATGATGCGATTGCTTGGAAAAATGTTAGTACAAATTCTGCAATAGAATATTGGATGCCTTCTAATGTGGATAAGCAAAAAGCCGATGGTTTTGAAATGCAGTTAACTAAGAGACTTACTGCTGAATTAAAAACATTCATTGGCTATAACTATTTGCGTGTTAGGAATAAAACACAATATGATAGTAATTTTGTAAGGGACAAAAATATAGGGGATGAAACATGGAATATTGGCATGTCCTATGGATCTGAAAAAATGAATGCTGATATAAAAGGCACGGCCGTTCTGGGACGAACCAATAGCCAATTTATAGAAAAAAGTTACTGGTTATGGGATGCGCATGTTAACTTAAAATTAGATAAGAATAATACCGCATTTTTAACCGTAAATAACATACTCGATAAATATTATGATACTTCTGCTGGTAAGCCTTGTAGCGGACGTAATTACTTGATTGGATTAAAAACGATATTTTAG
- a CDS encoding TIM barrel protein yields the protein MLKLVNLSNCASDLELIHNSPECLRAFLNQHHLDGLEMMFCDSWDSRVHKKEWIQGVHLRFWPNWLDFWRGNRQELLRQFGSDDQIEACYGALNPEGWLHVYRDNIRKAKMAGAKYLVFHVSQARIPELFNWQFNYSDQEVIEATLEVVNQLVKDIPSDMELLFENLWWPGLTLQNKELTALLLDKVKHSKVGIMLDVGHLMNTNPELKSQDEGIDYVLKIIESLGQYKNYIHGIHLHHSLSGEYIKQSRGIAVPQKNILARAMSHVLKIDEHLPFTSSAVNRILELVQPRYVVHEFMYTSIADWSRKVTTQQQAVRY from the coding sequence ATGTTAAAACTTGTAAATTTATCTAATTGTGCGTCGGATTTGGAGCTTATTCATAATAGTCCAGAATGTTTACGAGCATTCTTGAATCAGCATCATTTAGATGGGCTGGAAATGATGTTTTGTGATTCTTGGGATTCACGCGTCCATAAAAAGGAGTGGATCCAGGGAGTGCACCTACGTTTTTGGCCCAACTGGCTGGATTTTTGGCGTGGTAACAGACAAGAACTACTTAGGCAATTTGGCAGCGATGATCAAATTGAAGCTTGTTATGGTGCATTGAATCCCGAGGGGTGGTTGCATGTATACCGGGATAATATTCGTAAAGCAAAAATGGCAGGTGCCAAATACCTTGTGTTTCATGTCAGTCAGGCGCGGATTCCAGAATTGTTTAATTGGCAGTTTAACTATTCAGATCAAGAAGTTATTGAGGCTACCCTTGAGGTAGTAAATCAATTAGTCAAAGATATACCGTCTGATATGGAATTATTATTTGAAAATTTATGGTGGCCAGGGTTAACATTACAAAATAAAGAACTTACTGCTTTATTACTGGATAAAGTGAAGCATTCTAAAGTTGGTATTATGCTAGATGTTGGGCATTTAATGAATACCAATCCAGAATTAAAGAGCCAAGATGAGGGCATCGATTATGTACTAAAAATTATTGAATCATTAGGCCAATATAAAAATTACATTCACGGTATACATCTACATCATTCCTTATCAGGTGAATACATAAAGCAAAGTAGAGGTATAGCCGTACCACAGAAAAATATTTTGGCAAGAGCAATGAGTCATGTACTTAAAATTGATGAGCATCTACCATTTACGTCCTCAGCAGTCAACCGGATTCTTGAATTAGTACAACCTCGATATGTTGTGCATGAATTTATGTATACATCCATTGCAGATTGGTCAAGAAAAGTTACTACGCAACAGCAAGCCGTGCGATATTAG
- a CDS encoding ABC transporter substrate-binding protein: MKKMFIISLLVSFTLLLISGCASRSQPNQPTVGYEVQDSQGYIVKLPKKPIRIASLSLGADEIIVGLVSMERILALTYLADDPGISNVAEQAKLVPNKVKANPETIIALQPDLLFIADWQPVELIQILREAGISVYVYKTPKTIADVKLVIYEIAHAVGEEKRGQEMVAQMEQQLLMVQKSLEKVNAAEGKTVVLFSLMGGIGGKGSLFDDICQYAGVINGASKVGVGKNDTMSKEQIVEAQPDVFIMPMWDYSGKTDVNQYKSEIQADPAFQTLTAIKKQQLVMIPDRHLSCTSQYIVQGVVDVAKAAYPQYNNL, from the coding sequence ATGAAAAAAATGTTTATCATTAGTTTGCTAGTCAGTTTTACTCTCCTATTGATAAGCGGTTGCGCATCCCGTTCACAGCCTAATCAACCTACAGTAGGATATGAAGTACAAGATTCACAAGGTTACATCGTGAAACTTCCTAAAAAACCTATTCGTATTGCCTCTCTATCTTTAGGAGCAGATGAAATAATAGTAGGGTTAGTTTCTATGGAACGTATTTTGGCTTTGACCTATTTAGCCGATGATCCAGGTATATCTAATGTAGCGGAGCAAGCCAAGTTAGTGCCCAACAAGGTAAAGGCTAACCCAGAGACCATAATTGCCTTACAACCTGATTTATTATTTATTGCGGATTGGCAGCCAGTAGAATTAATTCAAATCCTTCGGGAAGCCGGGATCTCGGTGTATGTCTATAAAACACCGAAGACGATTGCTGATGTAAAACTTGTGATTTATGAAATAGCACATGCGGTTGGCGAAGAAAAAAGAGGTCAAGAAATGGTGGCACAAATGGAGCAGCAATTACTGATGGTCCAAAAGTCCCTGGAAAAGGTTAACGCTGCAGAAGGAAAGACGGTGGTATTGTTTTCTTTAATGGGGGGCATTGGTGGAAAGGGAAGTTTATTTGATGATATATGTCAGTATGCAGGTGTCATAAACGGAGCCAGCAAAGTAGGTGTTGGCAAGAATGACACCATGTCAAAAGAGCAAATTGTGGAGGCACAACCTGATGTTTTTATTATGCCAATGTGGGATTACTCAGGGAAAACAGATGTAAATCAATATAAGTCTGAGATACAAGCTGATCCAGCATTTCAAACTCTGACAGCAATTAAAAAGCAGCAATTAGTTATGATCCCCGATCGCCACTTAAGCTGTACTTCCCAATATATAGTCCAAGGAGTAGTGGATGTTGCGAAGGCAGCTTATCCGCAATATAACAATCTATGA
- a CDS encoding iron ABC transporter permease, with the protein MRDVKCKKTQNFRAKKAWNIILIMSFLLFGVILFSISRGTIEVPWNETLLIIAGHIPFVGLQMPDVNPEYQAVVWQIRLPRVLVGMLVGAALSASGAVMQGVFGNPLADPGIIGVSSGAAFGAVVAIALGLTSISIFIMPIFALVGAILAVSLTVFLSMLRGKIPVMTLLLSGVAVSMLMGAFTSAILTLMSEYRVREYLFWMVGGLDYRRWEHVYLAVGPIFSGIVILCLLARHLNILALGEQEAKSVGVPVVALRLLLLFVAAATTAIAVCVSGTIGFVGLIVPHIMRMIVGPEHRWLLPSSALAGALFLVFCDALGRMISPPNEIRVGIMTALLGAPYFLYLLRKAQQTGGTS; encoded by the coding sequence ATGAGAGACGTAAAGTGCAAGAAAACACAAAATTTTCGAGCTAAGAAGGCTTGGAATATAATACTGATTATGAGCTTCTTGTTATTTGGCGTTATATTATTTTCTATCTCTAGGGGAACTATCGAAGTTCCTTGGAATGAGACTTTACTGATTATAGCTGGGCATATCCCTTTTGTTGGTCTGCAAATGCCAGACGTTAATCCTGAATATCAAGCTGTAGTATGGCAGATTCGTTTACCTCGTGTATTGGTAGGTATGCTGGTAGGAGCTGCTTTAAGTGCTTCTGGAGCTGTGATGCAAGGGGTTTTTGGTAACCCCCTGGCTGATCCGGGCATCATTGGTGTTTCGAGTGGCGCTGCTTTTGGTGCTGTCGTAGCGATTGCTCTTGGTCTCACGTCAATCAGTATATTTATTATGCCAATTTTTGCTTTAGTAGGAGCAATTTTAGCAGTTAGTTTAACTGTTTTTTTATCAATGTTACGAGGAAAAATACCAGTGATGACCTTATTATTATCAGGTGTGGCTGTTAGTATGCTGATGGGGGCTTTCACATCTGCCATCTTGACTTTAATGAGTGAATATCGTGTCCGTGAGTATTTATTTTGGATGGTGGGGGGCCTGGATTATCGCAGGTGGGAACATGTTTATTTAGCAGTTGGCCCTATTTTTAGCGGTATAGTGATTCTCTGTTTGTTAGCGAGACATCTCAATATTTTGGCTTTGGGTGAACAGGAGGCTAAGTCCGTGGGTGTGCCTGTAGTAGCCTTACGACTGCTATTATTATTTGTGGCTGCTGCCACTACGGCAATCGCTGTATGTGTAAGTGGTACTATTGGCTTTGTCGGTTTAATTGTGCCACATATTATGCGAATGATAGTAGGACCAGAACATCGCTGGCTGCTACCAAGCAGCGCCTTAGCAGGGGCTTTATTCTTAGTGTTCTGTGATGCATTAGGACGTATGATTTCTCCCCCCAATGAGATCCGCGTCGGCATTATGACGGCTTTACTAGGGGCACCCTATTTTTTATATCTCTTGCGAAAGGCGCAGCAAACGGGAGGCACTTCATGA
- a CDS encoding ABC transporter ATP-binding protein, which translates to MMQEVITVCDSSITIGDKKILKHITCSIGAGEFVGIIGPNGAGKSTLLLGLRGFLPLATGEVQLLGRPIAALENKELARQVAYMQQEVNVGFGYTALEVVLTGRYPYLKWWQHERVKDKEIAHKYMKFTGVDTLADKPVHTMSGGEKQRVLLAKVLTQETPIIFLDEPTASLDLLYQEEIFRYCQLISEQGKTVLIVAHDLKLAAKFCSRLLLLADGHIVADGAPGSVITKENLHTAYGLQAAVFMNQVTGNLDIHTYTSATYNHNKDITVHIICGGGSGGRIIRLLYELGFRLTVGVIQPSDVDAHVAEAFHIPCVLGQPFSKIDESSAQQNRTQISKADWIVLSNVTYGEQNIDNLQAAFEAKKVIVIEDTPIEKRDFIGGQAIKLYVKLIKMPHVTVMTLEQFTKSLEKN; encoded by the coding sequence ATGATGCAGGAAGTAATAACAGTTTGTGATAGTAGCATTACAATAGGTGATAAAAAGATCTTGAAACATATTACCTGCAGCATTGGTGCGGGAGAATTTGTGGGTATTATTGGCCCCAATGGGGCTGGGAAGAGTACTTTGCTCCTTGGTTTGCGCGGTTTTTTACCCTTAGCCACTGGTGAGGTACAGTTACTAGGTCGGCCTATTGCTGCCTTAGAGAATAAGGAGTTAGCCAGGCAAGTTGCCTATATGCAGCAGGAAGTAAATGTAGGCTTTGGTTATACAGCATTGGAAGTGGTATTAACAGGACGCTATCCTTACTTAAAGTGGTGGCAGCATGAAAGAGTCAAAGATAAAGAAATTGCCCATAAATATATGAAATTTACAGGTGTTGACACGTTAGCAGATAAACCTGTACATACTATGTCGGGAGGTGAAAAACAGCGGGTTTTATTGGCAAAAGTCTTGACTCAGGAAACACCTATTATTTTTTTAGATGAGCCTACTGCTAGTCTGGACTTACTATACCAAGAAGAAATCTTCCGTTATTGTCAATTGATTTCTGAACAAGGGAAAACGGTATTAATTGTAGCCCATGATTTAAAATTAGCAGCTAAGTTTTGTTCTCGCTTGCTCTTATTAGCCGATGGTCATATTGTTGCCGACGGTGCACCAGGCAGTGTGATTACAAAGGAAAATCTCCATACTGCTTATGGTTTGCAGGCTGCTGTATTTATGAATCAGGTAACTGGTAATTTAGATATCCACACCTATACTTCTGCTACTTATAATCATAATAAAGATATAACTGTTCACATTATTTGTGGCGGCGGATCCGGGGGACGAATTATACGTTTGCTTTATGAACTTGGGTTTCGTCTGACGGTTGGTGTAATACAGCCAAGTGATGTGGATGCCCATGTTGCAGAAGCTTTTCATATACCTTGTGTATTAGGCCAGCCCTTTTCAAAGATAGATGAGTCATCTGCACAACAGAATCGTACACAGATCAGCAAAGCTGATTGGATAGTATTGTCAAATGTAACTTATGGGGAGCAAAATATCGATAATTTACAAGCTGCTTTTGAGGCTAAAAAAGTAATTGTTATTGAGGACACACCGATTGAAAAGAGAGATTTCATTGGGGGTCAAGCCATTAAATTATATGTAAAACTAATAAAAATGCCTCATGTTACTGTGATGACATTGGAACAGTTTACAAAATCACTAGAGAAGAATTAA